A genomic region of Streptosporangium lutulentum contains the following coding sequences:
- a CDS encoding fumarate reductase/succinate dehydrogenase flavoprotein subunit, with protein sequence MITQYTEGEPIRDTKAPDGPIEDRWEKRKFSAKLVNPANKRKLNVIVIGTGLAGGSAAATLGELGYNVKSFCYQDSPRRAHSIAAQGGINAAKNYRGDGDSIYRLFYDTVKGGDFRARESNVYRLAQVSVNIIDQAVAQGVPFAREYGGLLDTRSFGGAQVSRTFYARGQTGQQLLLGAYQALERQIAAGTVEMHTRHEMLDLIVSDGRARGVIVRDMVTGEIERHLADAVVMASGGYGNVFFLSTNAKGCNTTAIWRAHRRGAMFANPCYTQIHPTCIPVSGDYQSKLTLMSESLRNDGRVWVPVERGDTRPSSEIPEEERDYYLERIYPAFGNLVPRDIASRAAKNVCDEGRGVGPGGLGVYLDFADAIKRLGRDAVEAKYGNLFEMYERITGEDPYTQPMRIYPAVHYTMGGLWVDYDLQSTIPGLFVIGEANFSDHGANRLGASALMQGLADGYFVLPTTIGDYLANGPYGEVDEEAVAEAEVAVRDKINRLLSNNGDRTADSYHRELGKLMWDYCGMERTEESLRKALERIPELREEFWKNVKVSGEADELNQALERAGRVADFFDLAELMCIDALHRTESCGGHFRAESQDADGEALRDDEHFAYVAAWEYGEQGPILHKEDLDYEYVKMSQRSYK encoded by the coding sequence ATGATCACGCAGTACACCGAGGGCGAGCCGATCCGCGACACCAAGGCTCCCGACGGGCCGATCGAGGACCGCTGGGAGAAGCGCAAGTTCAGCGCCAAGCTGGTCAACCCCGCCAACAAGCGCAAGCTCAACGTCATCGTCATCGGCACCGGCCTGGCGGGCGGCTCGGCCGCCGCGACCCTCGGCGAGCTCGGCTACAACGTCAAGTCGTTCTGCTACCAGGACTCGCCCCGCCGCGCCCACTCCATCGCGGCCCAGGGCGGCATCAACGCGGCCAAGAACTACCGCGGTGACGGCGACTCGATCTACCGGCTGTTCTACGACACCGTCAAGGGCGGCGACTTCCGCGCCCGGGAGTCCAACGTCTACCGGCTCGCCCAGGTCAGCGTGAACATCATCGACCAGGCCGTGGCCCAGGGCGTGCCGTTCGCCCGCGAGTACGGCGGCCTGCTCGACACGCGCTCCTTCGGCGGCGCGCAGGTCTCCAGGACCTTCTACGCCCGGGGCCAGACGGGGCAGCAACTGCTGCTCGGCGCCTACCAGGCGCTGGAGCGGCAGATCGCGGCCGGGACCGTGGAGATGCACACCCGCCACGAGATGCTCGATCTGATCGTCTCCGACGGCCGGGCGCGCGGCGTCATCGTCCGCGACATGGTCACGGGTGAGATCGAGCGGCACCTGGCCGACGCGGTCGTGATGGCCAGCGGCGGTTACGGCAACGTGTTCTTCCTGTCCACCAACGCCAAGGGCTGCAACACCACGGCGATCTGGCGGGCGCACCGGCGCGGCGCGATGTTCGCCAACCCCTGCTACACCCAGATCCACCCGACCTGCATCCCCGTCAGCGGCGACTACCAGTCGAAGCTGACCCTGATGTCGGAGTCGCTGCGCAACGACGGCCGGGTGTGGGTGCCGGTCGAGAGGGGCGACACCCGGCCCTCCTCGGAGATCCCCGAGGAGGAGCGCGACTACTACCTGGAGCGCATCTACCCGGCGTTCGGCAACCTGGTCCCGCGTGACATCGCCTCCCGCGCCGCCAAGAACGTCTGCGACGAGGGGCGCGGCGTCGGGCCCGGCGGTCTGGGCGTCTACCTCGACTTCGCCGACGCCATCAAGCGCCTGGGCCGCGACGCGGTGGAGGCGAAGTACGGCAACCTCTTCGAGATGTACGAGCGCATCACCGGCGAGGACCCCTACACCCAGCCGATGCGCATCTACCCGGCCGTGCACTACACGATGGGCGGCCTGTGGGTGGACTACGACCTGCAGTCCACGATCCCCGGCCTGTTCGTGATCGGCGAGGCCAACTTCTCCGACCACGGCGCCAACCGCCTCGGCGCGTCCGCGCTGATGCAGGGACTCGCCGACGGCTACTTCGTGCTCCCGACCACGATCGGGGACTACCTCGCGAACGGTCCCTACGGGGAGGTCGACGAGGAGGCCGTGGCCGAGGCGGAGGTCGCGGTCCGCGACAAGATCAACAGGTTGCTGTCGAACAACGGCGACCGTACCGCCGACTCCTACCACCGTGAGCTGGGCAAGCTCATGTGGGACTACTGCGGCATGGAGCGCACCGAGGAGTCGCTGCGCAAGGCGCTGGAGCGGATTCCGGAGCTGCGCGAGGAGTTCTGGAAGAACGTGAAGGTGTCCGGCGAGGCCGACGAGCTGAACCAGGCGCTGGAGCGGGCCGGCCGGGTGGCCGACTTCTTCGACCTGGCCGAGCTCATGTGCATCGACGCGCTGCACCGCACCGAGTCGTGCGGCGGCCACTTCCGCGCCGAGTCGCAGGACGCCGACGGCGAGGCCCTGCGCGACGACGAGCACTTCGCCTACGTCGCGGCCTGGGAGTACGGCGAGCAGGGCCCGATCCTGCACAAGGAAGACCTCGACTACGAATACGTCAAGATGAGCCAGCGGAGCTACAAGTGA
- a CDS encoding LysR family transcriptional regulator gives MQLQQLAYFVAVAETRHFTQAAERMRVAQPSLSKQIKALEAELGAPLFSRARGNVTLTPAGEALLPLARRMLADAETARSEVGELAGLRRGRVRLGATPSVCAGLLADALARFHDAYPGIELFVEEGGSRDLVRTLARGQLDLALIIMPLQNDDPALVTEEILRENLVVVSPSSPHVRKPYVRIEELRGRPMVMFRRGYDLREATISACRQAGFEPRFAVEGGEMDAVLRFVEAGLGIALVPSMVLDGRPGLTGIPLAPPGLRRTIAIAHRKDVEPTRAAQAFRSTLLFFLAEAAREGSLPQGLDLITTT, from the coding sequence GTGCAGCTCCAGCAATTGGCCTACTTCGTGGCGGTCGCCGAGACACGCCATTTCACCCAGGCCGCCGAGCGGATGCGCGTCGCCCAGCCGTCGCTGAGCAAGCAGATCAAGGCCCTGGAGGCCGAACTCGGCGCGCCGCTGTTCAGTCGTGCCCGGGGGAACGTCACCCTCACCCCCGCCGGGGAGGCGCTGCTGCCGCTGGCCCGCCGGATGCTGGCCGACGCCGAGACCGCGCGGAGCGAGGTCGGCGAACTGGCCGGGCTGCGCCGTGGCCGGGTCAGGCTGGGCGCCACCCCCTCGGTCTGCGCGGGGCTGCTGGCCGACGCACTGGCCAGGTTCCACGACGCCTATCCCGGCATCGAGCTGTTCGTGGAGGAGGGCGGCTCCCGCGACCTGGTCCGCACCCTCGCCCGGGGCCAGCTCGACCTGGCGCTGATCATCATGCCGTTGCAGAACGACGACCCCGCGCTGGTCACCGAGGAGATCCTGCGGGAGAACCTGGTCGTCGTCTCCCCCTCCTCACCCCATGTGCGCAAGCCGTACGTGCGGATAGAGGAGCTGCGCGGGCGGCCGATGGTGATGTTCCGCCGGGGCTACGACCTGCGGGAGGCCACGATCAGCGCCTGCCGCCAGGCCGGGTTCGAGCCCAGGTTCGCGGTGGAGGGCGGCGAGATGGACGCCGTGCTGCGCTTCGTGGAGGCCGGGCTGGGGATCGCGCTGGTCCCCTCGATGGTCCTGGACGGCCGTCCGGGCCTGACCGGAATCCCGTTGGCGCCTCCCGGGCTGCGCCGTACCATCGCCATCGCCCACCGCAAGGACGTCGAGCCCACCCGCGCGGCCCAGGCCTTCCGCTCGACCCTGCTCTTCTTCCTCGCCGAGGCCGCCCGCGAAGGAAGCCTCCCCCAGGGACTCGACCTGATCACCACGACGTGA
- a CDS encoding succinate dehydrogenase/fumarate reductase iron-sulfur subunit — MNLTLKVWRQSGPQDKGRMVTYGVENVSPDMSFLEMLDVLNERLILEGDDPVAFDHDCREGICGMCGMVINGVAHGEQVATTTCQLHMRHFEDNAVITIEPWRAAPFPVVKDLVVDRSAFDRIIQAGGFVSVPAGSAPDAHSVPVKKVDADSAFDAATCIGCGACVAACPNGSASLFTAAKITHLSLLPQGQPERASRAKAMVEQMDAEGFGGCTNTGECTAVCPKGISLDTIAQMNRDYLKASK; from the coding sequence GTGAATCTCACCCTCAAGGTCTGGCGTCAGAGCGGACCCCAGGACAAGGGCCGGATGGTCACCTACGGGGTCGAGAACGTGTCCCCGGACATGTCCTTCCTGGAGATGCTCGACGTGCTCAACGAGCGGCTCATCCTGGAGGGCGACGACCCGGTCGCGTTCGACCACGACTGCCGCGAGGGCATCTGCGGCATGTGCGGCATGGTCATCAACGGCGTCGCCCACGGCGAGCAGGTGGCCACCACCACCTGCCAGCTCCACATGCGGCACTTCGAGGACAACGCGGTCATCACCATCGAGCCGTGGCGCGCGGCGCCCTTCCCGGTGGTGAAGGACCTGGTCGTGGACCGCTCCGCGTTCGACCGGATCATCCAGGCGGGCGGCTTCGTCTCCGTCCCGGCCGGATCGGCTCCCGACGCGCACAGCGTCCCGGTGAAGAAGGTCGACGCCGACTCGGCGTTCGACGCGGCCACCTGCATCGGCTGCGGCGCCTGTGTCGCCGCGTGCCCGAACGGCTCGGCCTCCCTCTTCACCGCCGCGAAGATCACCCACCTCAGCCTGCTGCCGCAGGGCCAGCCCGAGCGTGCCTCGCGCGCCAAGGCCATGGTCGAGCAGATGGACGCCGAGGGCTTCGGCGGCTGCACCAACACCGGGGAGTGCACCGCGGTCTGCCCCAAGGGCATCTCGCTGGACACCATCGCCCAGATGAACCGCGACTACCTCAAGGCCTCCAAATAG
- a CDS encoding PP2C family protein-serine/threonine phosphatase, translating into MTAPANDTLTLLLIEDDAGDAFLVEELLGEADDPPKIIWVRSLAESRVRLTEDVHCVLVDLSLPDATGLEALEQVLSMAPHAAVLVLTGLNDTHVGAAAVAAGAQDFLVKQDVEARLLARAIRYSIERKRADLAQRRLVEAELLTKENSRLERGLLPIPVLAPGSLDHQARYLPGRRRALLAGDFWDTVQTADGAVHVVVGDVCGHGPDEAALGVALRIAWRTLVLSGHTGNDLLRTLDSVLRLERKSAEIFTTLCIATIDPALDHVRMHVVGHPPPLLIRDGVIEVVPGTPSGPPLGIFQDVEWLELEVPLGGEWSILLYTDGLIEATVGGGPDLLGTEGLLNLVREQGGIQLDRLIERVIELNRDALSDDLATVLISRSERR; encoded by the coding sequence GTGACCGCCCCTGCCAATGACACGCTCACACTGCTCCTCATCGAGGACGACGCGGGCGATGCCTTCCTTGTGGAGGAGTTGCTCGGCGAGGCGGACGACCCACCCAAAATCATCTGGGTACGCAGCCTGGCGGAGAGCCGGGTCCGGCTGACCGAGGACGTGCACTGCGTGCTCGTCGACCTCTCGCTGCCCGACGCGACCGGCCTTGAGGCGCTGGAGCAGGTGCTCTCGATGGCGCCGCACGCCGCCGTGCTCGTGCTGACCGGGCTGAACGACACCCACGTGGGCGCGGCGGCCGTGGCCGCGGGCGCCCAGGATTTCCTGGTCAAGCAGGATGTGGAGGCCCGGCTGCTGGCGCGGGCGATCCGCTACTCCATCGAGCGCAAGCGCGCCGACCTGGCCCAGCGCAGGCTGGTCGAGGCGGAGCTGCTGACCAAGGAGAACTCCCGTCTGGAGCGCGGGCTCCTGCCGATCCCGGTGCTGGCCCCCGGATCCCTGGATCACCAGGCCCGCTACCTGCCGGGCCGGCGGCGCGCCCTGCTCGCCGGTGACTTCTGGGACACCGTGCAGACCGCCGACGGCGCCGTGCACGTGGTGGTCGGCGACGTCTGCGGGCACGGCCCGGACGAGGCCGCGCTGGGGGTCGCGCTCAGGATCGCCTGGCGGACCCTCGTCCTGTCCGGGCACACCGGAAACGACCTGCTGCGCACCCTCGACTCGGTGCTCCGCCTGGAGCGCAAGTCGGCGGAGATCTTCACCACGCTCTGCATCGCCACCATCGACCCCGCGCTCGACCACGTGCGGATGCACGTGGTCGGTCATCCTCCGCCGCTGCTGATCCGCGACGGCGTGATCGAGGTGGTGCCCGGCACCCCCTCGGGACCGCCCCTGGGGATCTTCCAGGACGTGGAGTGGCTGGAGCTTGAGGTGCCGCTCGGCGGCGAATGGTCGATACTCCTCTACACCGACGGCCTGATCGAGGCCACCGTGGGCGGCGGGCCCGATCTGCTCGGCACCGAGGGCCTGCTCAACCTGGTCCGCGAGCAGGGGGGCATCCAGCTCGACCGTCTCATCGAGCGGGTCATCGAGCTGAACCGCGACGCGCTCAGCGACGACCTGGCGACCGTGCTCATCTCACGGAGCGAGCGACGATGA
- a CDS encoding RNA polymerase subunit sigma-70 gives MSDTAQLASDAGSRDPAVGLRAVRALRMLVDRLEALQVDNAREQGWSWQEIAHCLEVTRQAVHKKYAGGRGLLRRER, from the coding sequence ATGAGCGATACGGCGCAGCTGGCCTCCGACGCCGGCAGCCGCGATCCGGCCGTCGGTCTCCGGGCCGTACGGGCGTTGCGGATGCTGGTCGACCGACTGGAGGCCCTTCAGGTGGACAACGCCAGGGAACAGGGCTGGTCCTGGCAGGAGATCGCCCACTGTCTGGAAGTCACCCGGCAAGCGGTGCACAAGAAGTACGCGGGCGGCCGGGGCCTGCTACGACGGGAGAGATAG
- a CDS encoding Clp protease N-terminal domain-containing protein, translating into MFERFHKNARQAVVLAQGNAQRLHHDRIGTEHILLGLLEQPDTVSARVLGRHGLDHDRARQSVLRLIPRKPGDALDADALKSIGIDLSAIREKVEAAFGPGALDRKPRTDRRGHLLVGHHIPFSPRAKKTLELSLREAVHLKHRHIADGHLLLGVLREGEGLASRVIADAGIDSAALRREIVTELG; encoded by the coding sequence ATGTTCGAACGGTTCCACAAGAACGCCCGCCAGGCGGTGGTCCTCGCCCAGGGGAACGCCCAGCGACTGCACCACGACCGCATCGGCACCGAGCACATCCTCCTCGGCCTGCTCGAACAGCCGGACACCGTCTCGGCGCGCGTGCTGGGCCGGCACGGCCTCGACCACGACCGTGCCCGCCAGAGCGTCCTCCGCCTCATCCCCCGGAAACCGGGAGACGCCCTCGACGCCGACGCCCTGAAGTCGATCGGCATCGACCTGTCGGCGATCCGGGAGAAGGTCGAGGCCGCCTTCGGCCCCGGCGCCCTGGACCGCAAGCCCAGGACCGACCGGCGGGGTCACCTGCTCGTCGGACACCACATCCCCTTCAGCCCGCGGGCCAAGAAGACCCTGGAGCTGTCCCTTCGCGAGGCGGTGCACCTCAAGCACCGGCACATCGCCGACGGCCACCTCCTGCTCGGCGTCCTCCGCGAGGGCGAGGGCCTGGCCTCCCGCGTCATCGCCGACGCGGGCATCGACTCCGCGGCCCTGCGGCGGGAGATCGTCACCGAACTCGGCTGA
- a CDS encoding succinate dehydrogenase cytochrome b subunit, with amino-acid sequence MTATIERGSATAPVNPRGNTPAKTTAPRKSGRFLASTNGKKAVMAVTGAILVLFLIGHMAGNLKSFFGAETFNAYAEFLRTMGEPILPRRVLLTVVEVVLTVAIVLHMWSAISLARRASKARPVKYAAKRKSRASGYAVHTMRYGGVVIVLFVIWHLLDLTFGTVNPAGWDGTPYERLVQGFAPSRWPVTLFYALAVIMVGLHLRHGLWSAFQTLGLAGGRSYRALKGTAAAISVVMVLGFLAVPVAILAGVIK; translated from the coding sequence GTGACTGCCACGATTGAGCGCGGATCCGCCACCGCGCCGGTTAATCCCCGGGGAAACACCCCTGCCAAGACCACAGCGCCCAGGAAGTCCGGTCGGTTCCTGGCCTCCACCAACGGGAAAAAGGCCGTGATGGCGGTCACCGGCGCCATCCTGGTGCTCTTCCTCATCGGCCACATGGCCGGCAACCTCAAGAGCTTCTTCGGTGCCGAGACCTTCAACGCCTACGCGGAGTTCCTGCGGACCATGGGCGAGCCGATCCTTCCCCGCCGGGTCCTGCTGACCGTGGTCGAGGTCGTCCTGACCGTGGCGATCGTCCTGCACATGTGGTCGGCGATCTCCCTGGCCCGCCGGGCGAGCAAGGCCCGCCCGGTCAAGTACGCGGCCAAGCGCAAGTCCCGGGCGAGCGGCTACGCCGTGCACACCATGCGCTACGGCGGCGTGGTCATCGTCCTGTTCGTGATCTGGCACCTGCTGGACCTCACGTTCGGCACGGTCAACCCGGCGGGCTGGGACGGCACGCCGTACGAGCGGCTGGTTCAGGGCTTCGCCCCCTCGCGCTGGCCGGTCACCCTCTTCTACGCGCTCGCCGTGATCATGGTCGGCCTGCACCTGCGGCACGGACTGTGGAGCGCCTTCCAGACGCTCGGCCTGGCGGGCGGGCGCAGCTACCGGGCGCTGAAGGGCACCGCCGCCGCGATCTCCGTGGTGATGGTCCTCGGCTTCCTCGCGGTGCCCGTCGCGATCCTGGCCGGAGTGATCAAGTGA